GGGTCGAAACCTGGCAGAAGATCGATATCCAGCCACAACCTGTTGCTCATCTTCTCGATAGCTTGTCGCTGGGAGGCGGTGATGGGTTGAACCGAGGCCATGGTGCAGACAGCCAGGTGATTGCGAAGCTGAACGAGGTGTTTTCCGGGGTCCCTGACCCCCAGTCGTTCCAGGGCAGCAGCCAGAGTGGCCAGAATCTTTATGTTGTCCCTGGGTGGTGACTGCAGGCCTCTGGTGATGCTGAGCAAACCTCCAGCTGTCAGGTGCCGTAAACAGTCTTGCATGCCCTCCACAGTTAGCATGTAGTTCTCGTGCAGCGAAAGCAAGCCGCCCAGCCCAGCCGCCATGACTTCGGCGGAGACCACCTGAATGAGGTCGAACTTTTCAGAGGTGCGCTTCAAAAAGTGACGCGGCATTTGCATGGAAAGCTCCACATCAGGGCCCTGGAACACGCTGCCGGCATAGGGGGCGAGGGGACCGTTGAGAAGATCGACAATCTGTGAATTTGGTTGAACCACGGTGATATGCGCTGCCCGGAAGCGACGAGCCAGCCACACAGAGGTGCCCGTGCTTTCACCAAGAAGAGCCACTCTGGGTTTGGCCAGCAAGCGATAGGCCACCGACATGGGAGTCTCATCCAGGATCTGTGCTCCAGCCGGGCTCTGTATGCGAAAGACGGGTCCCAGGATATCGCCGTCGCCAAGGAGGAGTAGTTGCGCTGGCGGTGGCGTGGCGGCAGTAAGCCCTGCAAAAAGGGTGAAGTGCAGCCGCGGCGAGGAAAAGACATCCAGCCTTGCCCGTGGGCCATAGCGAGTGACGAGAAAACGTCCATTTCCCTGAAGCTGCCACTGCCTCAGTTGCGCCAGGGCTTTGTGGGGGTCCAGGGCAATGGCGGGCGGCTGCCAGAAATCGAGCAGCACCAGGCAAGCCGCCACTGGCAGCACTGTTTTTGACAACCGCGAAGTTGATCCTGGTAAAGGCGGCCACAGAAAGGTGGCAGCAAAGACTGCAGCGCTCCATACCTGGATCAGTCTCTCGGGGGCGAGCCACCACAGCAGGCCGATGGTCAGGAGGGGACCAAGGCCGCTGCCCAGCAGGCTGGCGCCGTAGACCCGGTTCACCGAGGCGGAGAACCTGAGAATACTGAGGCCGATTACGAAGCCTGCAAGCAGGAAGGGCAAAAAGGTGAGAGTTTGAAAAAGAAGGAGAAAGCCTTGCTGACTGCCGCTATAGAGGAGATAGGCCATATCGAGAGGCAGCAGCTGGGCGAGACGAAAGCACAGGGGAATACTCAGGGCAAGGATGCAGGTGAGGGTACGAATCCACCAACTGAAACGGGGAAGCACTCTTGTCTGTACCAGGGCGATACAGGTTCCACTGACGCCAAATCCCAGGAGCGCCAGACTGACGATGAGATAGGCAAAGTGGTAGCCGCGAGACACCGACAGGCTTCTCATCAGCGCCAGTTCAATCCCCAGGACGGCAGCAGATATGAGGGCCACGGCTGTTAGCTGGCGCAGCCTCGGTTTGAGCTGGTCTTGCTCTTTCACTTTTTCTGGACCGCGCCGGTCATTGGCACAAAGACCACCGGGAGCAGTTCTTCGGTGAACACTTTGCCGGCCGCGTTCTTGTGCACTACTACCAGCCGTTGCACTTGAAAGACCGTTCCCAGGGGGATCACCAGGCGGCCTCCCGGTTTCAGCTGTTGGAGCAGCGGCGGCGGCAGATGGCCAGCAGCGCAGGTGACGATGATGCCATCAAAGGGCGCCTCAGCCGGCCAGCCATAATAGCCGTCACCGGCCTTTACCTTGACTGTGGTGTAGCCGAGCTCACGGAGACGGGCGGCGGCCTGGCGCGCCAGCTCCTCAATGATCTCTATGCTGAAGACACTGGGGGTCAGCTCAGCCAATACCGCAGCCTGGTAGCCGCTGCCGGTGCCGATCTCCAGAACCTTCATCCCAGGCTTCACCTGGAGCGCGGCAGTCATCAAAGCAACAATGTAAGGCTGCGAGATGGTCTGCCCATAGCCAATGGGCAGAGGTCTGTCAGCGTATGCCAGCCTCTGCAGCCGCGGGGGCACAAAAAGGTGCCGCGGTACTTGCCGCATGGCCTCGAGAACAGCAGCAGATTTGACTGACGGCCGGCGGCTGATTATTTGAGTTTTCACCATGGAGAGACGCTCAGCACGCCTTTCCGGGAAGCGTGGGTGAGGCCAGTCCAGTTCAGTAGTCTCCTCGAGACTGGCTGCCATTGCCGGCTTTGCAGGTAAGATCACCGACCAAAAGGCAAAGAGCAGAGCAACTGTCATAAAAAAGCGGCAACAAAGACGACGCAGCATAGCTTTTCCCCGGGAAAGAACAAGGCGCTGAGGGCTGCACCCGATACCGGCGACGGCCAGGCAGCGCCACCCTGGCTGCATGACCGGCCTTCGAACGCGGCATAATGAAAGCCTTCCTCATTCAGCATATAGCAGAATGCCATTACACTGGTCAAGAAAGAGCGGCCGACATACGCTTTAAAGCGAGGCAGAATTGCAGCACTACTGCCTGGTCAGGCAAGGATAAGTTTGACACCAGTCAGCAGGATGCTTAAACATAAGATTAAAACGCCAATCTAGGGGGTGACATATCATGGGTGACGAAACAGGCTATACACCACTGGCACATGAAGAGGACTGCGACGGTTGTTGTGGTTGTGACGGTTCAGCGGACAAGGAGGACTTTCCCAGAGATGAAGAGGGCAGGCCTCTCTACAGACCGCTTTGAAATAGCTGCCTGGAACAGCGAAGCTGAAAGGCCCTTGTTCAAGGGCCTTTCTTTTCGGGAGTTCGGCTAGGCTTGCGAAGCCGCCAGGAGGCATCACCAAGCATTCGGCGGTACGCCCTGGATGCCACCAGGGCTACCATATCTTCCTGATAACTGACAATTGCAAACTGACCACCGATATCCGGTATCCCTGCCCATTGACGCTCTCTGTTGCGGCCGCTGATGAATGGACGGGCTGAGAGATAAGGTTCCGTGCCAGGGCACCTCCGGCAGCGGATCCCTGAAGCTGGTTGTCACACTGGCGCAGCTACAATGCGGCCGTGTTCCATCCGATCCAGTCTCGCCAGCACCATTTCATTTGGTGAGACCAGCTCTTGATTGATGACCACGGGGAGATAATTGTCAGAGAAGCCAAGCAAGCCGCCGCTGTTCCTGTCTTGGCGGCTTTCCACAAGAACAGGGCGCACACTGCCTATGAAGCGCTGCCTGAAGGCCTGCCGTTTGCGGCGATCTAAATCCCGCAGAAGGCGACAGCGTTCGCGGACTACCCTGGGCGACACCTGGTTCGCCATGCGCGCAGCAGGGGTAGTCGGCCTGGCAGAGAAGGGGAACACATGGAGGTAGGCGACATCGAGAGATTCCAGAAGGCGATAAGTATTTTCAAAGTTGCGCTCACTTTCCCCGGGGAAGCCAACAAGCACGTCTGTACCGAGAGCGAGTCCAGGAATTTTCTCCAGGGCAGCAGTCAGCCGTTCTTTGAACAGAGAGGGCGAGTAATGTCTGTTCATCCGACGCAATATGGTGGCATCGCCGCTTTGCAGCGGCACATGCAGGTGCGGACACACGGCAGCTGTGGCAGCGATGAAATCGAGGAGCTCCGGGGTTACTTCGCCGACTTCCAGAGAGCTGAGGCGCAGCCTGGCGGGCAGCGGCTTGGCGGTGATCGACTGCAGCAGCCAGAGTAAATCTCTTCGGGGCCGAAGATCTTTTCCCCACTGGCCCAGGTGAATGCCGGTGAGTACTATCTCTTTGTGTCCATTGCCCAGGAGATTTTTTACCTGTTTGCGAATGCTCAGCGGGTCCACGCTGCGACTGCGGCCGCGAACGTGCGGGATAATACAGTAGGTACAGAAGGCATCGCAGCCGTCCTGCACTTTCAAAAAGGCCCTGGTCTTGCGAGCAGCGCTCGCCAGCAGGAGCGGCAAGTGAGAAGTGCACTGCACCATATCAGTCACATGGATGAATGCCCCCTTGCTGCAAGCCAGCTGGCTGAGATGCACAGGCAGCTGAAATTTCTCTCTGTTGCCGAGCACCAGCGAGACCTTGTCGAGGCGACTGATATCTGCTGCCGCAAGCTGCGCATAGCAGCCGGTGACTACCAGCCGTGCTGCGGGGTTCTGGCGGGCAGCGCGGCGGATGAGTTGGCGCGACTGCATGGCGGCTTTTGCTGTAACTGCGCAGGTGTTGATGCAATATAGATCCGCCTTTTCTGAAAACGGTCTGATCACGTAGCCGGCTTTCTGCAGACAGTGCTCCAGATAGGCGGTCTCACATTGATTGACCTTGCAGCCCAGAGTAGTGAGCGCAGCAGTGCTCATGAAAACACCTGTTCAATAATGCCGCCTCCCAGCAGGAGGTCGTCCTGATAGAAGACTGCAGACTGGCCGGGAGTGATAGCAGCCTGAGGTTCGAGAAAATGTACCAACACACCCTGCGGCCGCGGCTCGATTGAGGCCTCTGCCTGTCGATGACGATAACGAATCTGTACCTGTGCCTTTCGGCTCGAGGCCGGGGGAGGAATGGAAACCCAGTTTACCGAGGAAACCCTCATTGCCCTTCTCAAGAGATCCTTCTTGCGGCCGACTCGGACAGTGCAGGTGTCGGGCTCCAGAGCAACAACATAATATGGGGCGCTGGAAGAGATATTGAGACCGCGGCGTTGGCCAATGGTGAATTGATGAATGCCTCGGTGCTCGCCGACGATGCGGCCACCGAGGTCCACTATCGGCCCCCCTGTGGGCAGGGCCGCGCCAACGCGCTCCTTGAGAAAGCCGCGATAGTCATTCTTGGGAATGAAGCAAATTTCCTGACTCTCCGGACGATGCAAGTCTGCCAGCCCGGCCTCGAGAGCCAGCGCTTTCACCTGATGTTTACACAAATATCCCATGGGGAAGAGCGCTTTGGCCAGCTGGTCCTGACTGAGGCCATAAAGAAAATAGGATTGATCCTTGCGGCGGTCGCGCCCCCTGCGGAGGAGAATTCTGTTGCTGCCAGGATCCCTGGTGAGCCGGACATAATGTCCGGTGACCAACCGCTCAGCTCCCAGCTCCTCTGCCTGGCGGAGGAGAAAAGAGAACTTTATAATTGGATTGCAGAGCACGCAGGGATTGGGTGTCATTCCCCGTCGATAGGCTTCCAAAAAAGGCTCCACCACGAAATGCTGGAAAGGACGGCGCAGGTCAACCAGGTGCAGAGGTATATCCAGCTTGCGGCTGAGGCCTTGAAGCTGCTCGAAATCGACACCTGGCTCTGAGGAAACAAGGTTCATATGAAGCGCCACAGGGCGAAAGCCAAGTTTCTTCAACAGGAAAGCGGCCATGGCGCTGTCAACTCCGCCGCTCAGTGCTACAGCCACCGTGGCAGCAGGGGCAAGCTTCGCATCCAGTGCTTCTTTCACACTTTCCAGTGCTTCTGGCAAAGAAATTGACGGCTTTGCTGCTGGTTCCGACATGGGTGT
Above is a genomic segment from Deltaproteobacteria bacterium containing:
- a CDS encoding protein-L-isoaspartate(D-aspartate) O-methyltransferase, which codes for MAASLEETTELDWPHPRFPERRAERLSMVKTQIISRRPSVKSAAVLEAMRQVPRHLFVPPRLQRLAYADRPLPIGYGQTISQPYIVALMTAALQVKPGMKVLEIGTGSGYQAAVLAELTPSVFSIEIIEELARQAAARLRELGYTTVKVKAGDGYYGWPAEAPFDGIIVTCAAGHLPPPLLQQLKPGGRLVIPLGTVFQVQRLVVVHKNAAGKVFTEELLPVVFVPMTGAVQKK
- the mnmA gene encoding tRNA 2-thiouridine(34) synthase MnmA, yielding MSHLLTPMSEPAAKPSISLPEALESVKEALDAKLAPAATVAVALSGGVDSAMAAFLLKKLGFRPVALHMNLVSSEPGVDFEQLQGLSRKLDIPLHLVDLRRPFQHFVVEPFLEAYRRGMTPNPCVLCNPIIKFSFLLRQAEELGAERLVTGHYVRLTRDPGSNRILLRRGRDRRKDQSYFLYGLSQDQLAKALFPMGYLCKHQVKALALEAGLADLHRPESQEICFIPKNDYRGFLKERVGAALPTGGPIVDLGGRIVGEHRGIHQFTIGQRRGLNISSSAPYYVVALEPDTCTVRVGRKKDLLRRAMRVSSVNWVSIPPPASSRKAQVQIRYRHRQAEASIEPRPQGVLVHFLEPQAAITPGQSAVFYQDDLLLGGGIIEQVFS
- the mtaB gene encoding tRNA (N(6)-L-threonylcarbamoyladenosine(37)-C(2))-methylthiotransferase MtaB produces the protein MSTAALTTLGCKVNQCETAYLEHCLQKAGYVIRPFSEKADLYCINTCAVTAKAAMQSRQLIRRAARQNPAARLVVTGCYAQLAAADISRLDKVSLVLGNREKFQLPVHLSQLACSKGAFIHVTDMVQCTSHLPLLLASAARKTRAFLKVQDGCDAFCTYCIIPHVRGRSRSVDPLSIRKQVKNLLGNGHKEIVLTGIHLGQWGKDLRPRRDLLWLLQSITAKPLPARLRLSSLEVGEVTPELLDFIAATAAVCPHLHVPLQSGDATILRRMNRHYSPSLFKERLTAALEKIPGLALGTDVLVGFPGESERNFENTYRLLESLDVAYLHVFPFSARPTTPAARMANQVSPRVVRERCRLLRDLDRRKRQAFRQRFIGSVRPVLVESRQDRNSGGLLGFSDNYLPVVINQELVSPNEMVLARLDRMEHGRIVAAPV